A part of Lacibacter sp. H407 genomic DNA contains:
- a CDS encoding amidase: protein MLKSFQIVLFCSLPFFMIAQQRDTISKEDIRIAAKLIGVDFTEAERDSMLRDVRDNARKYSQMHNLPLNNNVPMSLWQSPVLPGMQFNSKQLPVQWNIPANVNMPVNKADLSFYNILQLASLIKNKKISSVDLTKFFIERIRKYGDTLQCVISLTEEIALQQAKAADDEIAKGKYRGPLHGIPYGLKDLFAVKGTKTTWGATPYKDQTIEEDSYVYTKLKEAGAVLVAKFTLGALAMGDRWYGGRTKNPWNLNFGSSGSSAGSASATVAGLVPFAIGTETLGSIVSPSTVCGATGLRPTFGSISRSGAMTLSWSLDKVGPICRSAEDAAVVFNYIHGTDGKDPGAVNMPFNYTVKKDIRKLRIGYAKNHFDRITDTSANEWKVLKAFEKMGIQLIPVFFPDSAAYPFNIVGITIGAESAAAFDELTRTDMDDQLTAQTKNDWPNSFRSARLIPAVEYINANRHRYLLMQHMKTFFETVDIVITPTYGGRQLAITNLTGHPALVMPTGFNQRKLPTSITLVGKLYDEATLLQVGKLFQQATTWDDVHPEMFKQ from the coding sequence ATGTTGAAATCATTCCAGATAGTTCTTTTTTGTTCGCTTCCCTTTTTTATGATCGCTCAGCAGCGGGATACAATTTCAAAAGAAGATATTCGAATTGCGGCCAAATTAATCGGTGTTGACTTTACAGAGGCAGAGCGTGACAGTATGTTGCGTGACGTAAGAGATAATGCAAGGAAGTATTCGCAAATGCACAATCTTCCATTGAACAACAATGTACCAATGAGTCTTTGGCAAAGCCCGGTGTTGCCCGGTATGCAGTTCAACTCAAAGCAATTACCCGTACAATGGAATATTCCTGCCAATGTAAACATGCCGGTTAACAAAGCTGATCTTTCGTTTTACAATATCCTGCAATTAGCATCTCTCATCAAAAATAAAAAGATCAGTTCCGTTGATCTCACTAAGTTTTTTATTGAACGTATCCGCAAGTATGGCGACACGTTGCAGTGTGTGATTTCATTAACAGAAGAAATTGCATTGCAACAGGCAAAGGCTGCTGATGACGAAATTGCAAAAGGAAAATACCGGGGGCCGTTGCATGGTATTCCTTATGGATTAAAAGATCTGTTTGCGGTGAAGGGAACAAAAACTACATGGGGTGCTACTCCTTATAAAGATCAAACAATTGAAGAAGACAGTTATGTGTACACAAAACTGAAAGAAGCGGGTGCTGTACTTGTTGCAAAGTTTACACTCGGCGCATTGGCCATGGGCGACAGATGGTATGGTGGCCGCACAAAAAACCCGTGGAACCTGAACTTCGGATCATCAGGATCATCAGCAGGGTCGGCTTCTGCAACTGTAGCCGGGCTTGTTCCTTTTGCCATTGGAACAGAAACCTTAGGCTCTATTGTTTCGCCTTCTACAGTTTGTGGTGCAACAGGTTTACGACCAACATTCGGTAGCATCAGCAGAAGCGGAGCTATGACTCTTTCATGGAGTCTTGATAAAGTTGGTCCCATCTGTCGTAGTGCAGAAGATGCAGCCGTTGTATTCAATTATATTCATGGAACTGATGGTAAAGATCCAGGTGCAGTAAATATGCCATTCAACTATACTGTAAAGAAGGATATCAGAAAACTGCGGATCGGATATGCAAAGAATCATTTCGACCGCATAACCGATACCAGTGCGAATGAATGGAAAGTGTTGAAAGCATTTGAGAAGATGGGTATTCAATTAATTCCTGTTTTCTTTCCCGACAGTGCTGCATACCCCTTCAATATAGTTGGCATTACCATTGGTGCAGAAAGTGCTGCTGCATTTGATGAGTTAACAAGAACAGATATGGATGATCAGTTAACAGCACAAACCAAAAACGATTGGCCGAATTCCTTTCGCTCTGCAAGATTAATTCCTGCAGTGGAATATATCAATGCAAACCGTCATCGCTATTTACTGATGCAACACATGAAAACTTTTTTTGAAACAGTTGATATTGTTATTACACCAACATACGGAGGCAGACAATTAGCCATTACCAATCTTACCGGTCATCCGGCATTGGTGATGCCGACAGGCTTTAACCAACGAAAACTTCCAACAAGCATTACATTGGTTGGCAAGTTGTATGACGAAGCAACTTTGTTACAGGTTGGAAAATTATTTCAGCAGGCAACAACATGGGATGATGTGCATCCGGAAATGTTTAAGCAGTAG
- a CDS encoding GNAT family N-acetyltransferase, with translation MQVKIREWKVEDLDPLIALANNKRIYDQVRDLFPYPYTLEDGKQWLLQNIGITPVINFVIEVNGNFAGSIGMVPQTDVYRCNAEIGYWLGEPFWGKGIATQAVALIEDHIWQKYPNVHRIYATTYEHNKASMQVLTKNGFELECIHKKGVIKNGQLLDEYMWVKFRNT, from the coding sequence ATGCAAGTGAAAATCAGAGAATGGAAAGTAGAAGATCTTGATCCATTGATTGCATTGGCAAATAACAAACGCATCTACGATCAGGTACGTGATCTGTTTCCATATCCTTATACGTTGGAAGATGGGAAGCAATGGTTATTGCAGAATATCGGCATAACTCCTGTTATCAATTTTGTAATTGAAGTGAACGGTAATTTTGCAGGAAGTATTGGTATGGTGCCGCAAACTGATGTGTATCGTTGCAATGCAGAGATCGGCTACTGGTTAGGTGAACCGTTTTGGGGAAAGGGGATCGCCACGCAAGCTGTTGCATTAATTGAAGATCATATCTGGCAAAAATATCCAAACGTTCACCGCATTTATGCAACTACGTACGAGCATAACAAAGCTTCGATGCAAGTGCTGACAAAAAACGGGTTTGAATTGGAATGCATTCATAAAAAAGGAGTGATCAAGAACGGTCAGTTACTGGACGAATATATGTGGGTGAAATTCCGTAACACTTAA
- a CDS encoding alpha/beta hydrolase family esterase — protein sequence MKNRLFQLFIISTLAVFWNSCGKGKPSTKPYRFNETIVVDGLSRSYVLNLPPAYYDNTGFSLVIAMHGGGGSASQFESTSKLTEKANAAGFIVVYPEGTGVINTWNAGTCCGSSVSNNINDVKFISMLIDKLAASYKINPKKVYATGHSNGGMMSYRLACELSNKIAAIAPNGSTMVVTQACNPGRAVPVLHMHSKLDQHVVYTGGYGNGVSGVYCPPLDSVLNVWSLKNNCASPSQVITTTANYTHKRWLNCTNNSIIDYYLTNDGAHGWPDGLPGGPNSDIPSNSINANDLLWSFFQQYQLP from the coding sequence ATGAAAAACCGACTGTTTCAACTTTTTATAATCAGCACTCTTGCTGTTTTCTGGAATTCCTGCGGAAAAGGAAAGCCATCCACCAAACCTTATCGTTTCAATGAAACAATTGTTGTGGATGGATTATCACGAAGCTATGTACTCAATCTTCCTCCTGCTTATTACGATAACACAGGGTTTTCATTGGTGATTGCGATGCATGGTGGAGGAGGTAGCGCCAGCCAATTCGAAAGCACATCAAAACTTACAGAGAAAGCCAATGCTGCCGGTTTTATTGTTGTTTATCCCGAAGGCACCGGGGTTATCAATACCTGGAATGCAGGCACTTGTTGCGGGTCATCAGTAAGCAATAACATCAATGATGTAAAATTCATCAGCATGTTGATCGATAAATTGGCGGCTTCCTATAAGATCAACCCGAAGAAAGTTTATGCAACAGGTCATTCAAACGGAGGTATGATGAGTTACCGGCTTGCATGTGAACTATCAAACAAGATCGCAGCCATTGCGCCAAATGGTTCTACTATGGTAGTTACGCAGGCTTGTAATCCCGGCCGTGCCGTTCCTGTTTTGCATATGCATTCAAAACTCGATCAACATGTTGTTTATACCGGCGGTTATGGTAATGGGGTAAGTGGAGTTTATTGTCCGCCGCTTGATTCGGTGTTGAATGTGTGGTCGCTTAAAAACAATTGTGCTTCTCCTTCGCAGGTCATAACAACAACCGCAAACTATACACATAAACGCTGGCTCAATTGTACAAACAATAGTATCATTGATTATTATCTCACCAACGATGGTGCTCATGGCTGGCCCGATGGTTTGCCCGGCGGACCGAACTCTGATATTCCTTCCAACTCCATCAACGCAAACGATTTGTTGTGGAGCTTTTTCCAGCAATACCAGTTGCCCTGA
- the recA gene encoding recombinase RecA: MEETLILEKPKKEKMSKESVGINNEKLKALKLTIDKIDKDYGKGSVMMMNEKGVHEIEAISTGSIGLDTALGIGGVPKGRVIEIYGPESSGKTTIATHIIAEAQKKGGICAIIDAEHAFDSGYAQKLGVDVDNLLISQPDYGEQALEIADRLILSGALDVVVIDSVAALVPKSELEGEMGDSKMGLQARLMSQALRKLTATIHKTNTICIFINQLREKIGVMFGNPETTTGGNALKFYASVRLDIRRMSQIKDGDEAIGNRVKVKVVKNKVAPPFKAAEFDIIFGEGISKTGEIIDMGVDMAIIQKSGSWYSYNGDKLGQGRDAVKNLLLDNPGMANEIEVKIREKIKEIQSGAAAL; this comes from the coding sequence ATGGAAGAGACTTTAATTTTGGAGAAACCAAAAAAGGAAAAAATGAGTAAAGAGAGCGTTGGCATTAACAATGAAAAGCTCAAAGCATTAAAGCTCACCATCGACAAGATTGACAAGGATTATGGAAAAGGAAGTGTGATGATGATGAATGAGAAAGGCGTTCATGAAATTGAAGCTATTTCAACAGGTTCTATTGGGTTGGATACTGCCCTCGGCATTGGCGGTGTACCTAAAGGACGTGTGATTGAGATCTATGGCCCGGAAAGCAGTGGTAAAACAACCATCGCTACACATATTATTGCTGAAGCACAAAAGAAAGGCGGCATTTGCGCCATCATTGATGCGGAGCATGCATTTGATAGTGGCTATGCGCAGAAATTAGGTGTTGACGTAGATAATTTATTGATCTCTCAGCCTGATTATGGTGAACAGGCATTGGAAATTGCAGATCGATTGATTCTTTCAGGAGCATTGGATGTAGTCGTTATTGACTCAGTAGCAGCCTTGGTTCCAAAAAGTGAACTGGAAGGTGAAATGGGCGATAGCAAAATGGGCTTACAGGCACGTTTGATGAGCCAGGCTTTGCGTAAACTCACCGCTACGATTCATAAAACAAATACCATTTGCATATTCATTAACCAGTTGCGTGAAAAAATTGGTGTGATGTTTGGCAACCCCGAAACAACTACCGGCGGTAACGCATTGAAGTTCTATGCATCGGTTCGCCTGGATATCCGTCGTATGAGTCAGATCAAAGATGGTGATGAAGCAATTGGTAACCGTGTAAAAGTAAAAGTGGTAAAGAACAAGGTAGCGCCACCGTTCAAGGCAGCCGAGTTTGATATCATTTTTGGAGAAGGTATCAGCAAAACAGGTGAAATTATTGATATGGGTGTTGATATGGCCATTATCCAGAAAAGCGGTAGCTGGTATAGTTACAATGGCGACAAACTGGGACAGGGAAGAGATGCTGTAAAAAATCTCTTACTTGATAATCCGGGCATGGCAAATGAAATAGAAGTGAAGATCCGTGAAAAGATAAAAGAAATTCAAAGCGGCGCAGCTGCTTTGTAA